A part of Vanessa tameamea isolate UH-Manoa-2023 chromosome 20, ilVanTame1 primary haplotype, whole genome shotgun sequence genomic DNA contains:
- the LOC113401784 gene encoding distal membrane-arm assembly complex protein 2 — MMAQKLKHSSILRTLCITSRNYSEYKSIYERDEAGRQPRKVHGKEYPEWRRPWSQRDGEWTSKLSIFVEKSPSMNVLNAMQKLPNLTFQDLKEWWAEMRVIQEIQNQKYLPERVIALGANLAALHFFVYRQSAVRLKDKKEWLVGDVVTLKLPDTYRDGYFVEAVDCSNFHHNGIRYEGLQNLNGLNYLKWLSLRNNKYVDVWCIDRIAGQNGETLEFLNLMGCKLCAGCIYALARMSALKFLVINDPGDNIELQAALSMLEEERPDLLISIQVDTESDVDNKL; from the exons ATGATGGCACAAAAGCTTAAACATAGCAGTATCTTACGTACTTTGTGTATAACCTCTCGAAATTATAGCGAATACAAATCCATCTATGAACGAGATGAAGCTGGTCGCCAACCGCGTAAAGTGCACGGTAAAGAATATCCCGAATGGAGAAGACCGTGGTCACAACGTGATGGGGAATGGACAAGCAAATTATCCATTTTCGTTGAAAAAAGCCCTAGCATGAATGTTCTAAATGCTATGCAGAAACTTCCTAATTTGACCTTTCAAGATTTAAAAGAATGGTGGGCTGAAATGAGAGTAATACaagaaatacaaaatcaaaaatacttaCCAGAACGAGTAATCGCCCTTGGTGCTAATTTAGCAGCATTACACTTTTTTGTGTATCGCCAATCAGCTGTGAG ATTGAAGGATAAAAAAGAATGGCTCGTTGGTGATGTAGTTACATTGAAACTACCGGACACATATAGAGATGGTTATTTTGTTGAAGCAGTTGATTGCTCAAACTTCCACCATAATGGGATCAGATATGAAGGTCTTCAAAATTTGAATGGCTTGAATTATCTCAAATGGCTATCACTAAGAAATAACAAGTATGTAGATGTATGGTGTATTGATAGAATAGCTGGGCAGAATGGTGAAACACTAGAATTCTTAAACTTGATGGGTTGCAAGTTATGCGCTGGTTGCATATATGCACTTGCACGTATGTCAGCACTTAAGTTCCTTGTTATTAATGATCCTGGAGATAATATTGAACTTCAAGCTGCTCTCTCTATGCTTGAAGAAGAAAGACCCGATCTATTAATTAGTATACAGGTTGATACAGAAAGTGATGtagataataaattgtaa